From Pan troglodytes isolate AG18354 chromosome 1, NHGRI_mPanTro3-v2.0_pri, whole genome shotgun sequence:
CACGTAGTCTTCACAGCAGCTCTTAGGTGCTACAACCCCATTCTACAGATATGTGCTATGCATATGTTAATACTCTTCCATAGTATTCTTCTAGTACTAACCATGCTTAGCCTTGCATTTTAGACCCTGCATCCCCTAGATGCTTGAGAGCAGGGAATGGAAATCGTTTGTGTTTCCTCCTTGTCTAGAGTGGATAACAGATGAACGTTGTCTTGACCGCCTTTTCTGGTGGAGCCTCCCAATGCCTTGTGGCTGCTCCTTCACATGCACAGAATACTTGAAAGGCCCTGCATTTATTTCctaccttcctgccttcctgtcttcctgtcctccttccctccctctgttgcccaagctggagtgctgtcATAGCTCACTACGGCtccacctactgggctcaagcaatcttgctgcctcagcctcccaagtagctgggactacaggcgtgtatcaccacgctcagctaagttttgtatttttttgtagacacaggatttcaccatgttgcccaggctggtctcaaactccttggctcaagtgatcctcccacctcagcctcccaaagtgctgggattataggcataagccaccgtgtccagctccTGGATTTCTTAGCTAGGGAGGCTGTAGGGCCTGATggtaaggaaaaagaaatggtgtCTCACACCTTAATATGCAGTCACTGAAATTTCAGTAAGCCTTGGTTTCACCACACGAGGATGTCTGGGAAGCTCCTGCCCTCTTCCGGGCCCTGTTTTGCTGCTCTGCAGTCGTCTTCATTACAGATGGATATTACATCAGCCCTGAAGACTGACATATTAGCATCTGTctgtgcattcattcaacaaacagacACAAGTGTTCACCCAGGGCCAGGAGACTCTGGGGACCTAGAGATGGGTCAGATGAGTCCCCTGTTCTCCAGAAGCTCACAGTCTGCTGGGGGAGTCAGACACACAGACAGGTGACAGCAGCACAGTGTGGCCAGTGTGGTTCAGAGGGACTCACAGGGAGCTGtggaaacacaaagaaaggagCCTCCCCTGCCCTGGCTTGGGAAAGGCCCTCCAAAGGATAGCCCGAGCTAGGATGGGAGGAGGCGGAGGAGCATGGCAAGCTGAAGGCCTGGAGGCTGGAGAGAGCACAGACACAGCAACAGCTGCCAGGCGTGAGTCTCAGCAGCTTAGAGAGGGGGAGGAATCTAATTGGATCTGCACcaggcagttttcttttttgtttgttttgttttgttttgtttgagacagggtctcactcttgcccagctggagtgcagtggcatgatcatggttcactacagccccaacctcctgggctcaagcgatcctcctgtctcagtcttgagtagctgagattacacgcatgagccaccatacccagccaaccAAGCACTTttcttcatctcatttaatcctggtAACAGTTCTGAGATAGGTGCTGTTATGGGgaagtgcttttctttttttttttttaccagtgaggacactgaggatTATATTGGTGAAAGAGCTTGCCCAGATCACATGGTTGGGGATTTATACCCAGAGGCCTAATCTCTAGAATGAGGGTGGTAAATACCCCTGCATCACTCAGGTACTAAACTTTAAGGCACTGACCTTAAAGAGGGtcacccctctttttttttttttttttttttgagacggagtctcgcactgtcacccaggctggagtgcagtggagcaatctcagctcactgcaagctccgcctcccaggttcacgccattctcctgcctcagcctcctgagtatctgggactacaagcgcaccccaccatgcctggctaattttttgtatttttagtagagatggggtttcaccgtgttagccaggatggctcgatctcctgacctcgtgaaccacctgccttggcctcccaaggtgctgggattacagagggtCACCCCTCTTTAAGAGGCCTAGAGCCTGGAAATAGATTCAGTGAGGAGGAGTTGATGGAACTGGGACCTCCTGGGGTGGgaactcacctttttttttttttttttttttttgagatggagtcttgctctgttgcccaggctggagtgcagtggcatgatctcgactcactgcaacctctgcctcccaggttcaagcaattctcctgcctcagcctcccaagtagctgggactacaggcgtgcaccaccatgcttggctaatttttgtatttttagtagagatggagttttgccacgttggtctcaaactcctgaccttaagtgatccgcccaccttggcctcccaaagtactaggtttataggtgtgagccaccactcctggccggGAACTCACCTTTTTCAAGTGACTCTTTTGTGCCAGTGCTGTGCTACATGCTTatgcatattatttcatttagccTAGAGATGAGCAAGCTCAGAGGTCCAAGGTGGGCCCTTGAGATCTCTGCAGAGGTACCCTGGGGCAGAGGAAGCAGCCCAGAGAGCAGGGCTGGAATGGCATTGGGAGTGGGCAAGGCTTTGATGGGAGCAGGTTTCAGCTCAATGTAAGTTGTAAAGACCTCCCTGGCAAAGGATTTGGCCTACGGTAGAGCAAACTGCCTTGGGAAGTAATGAGCTCCCTGTCAGTAGAAGTATGTAAGCAGAGTCCTTGTGGGGATGCTTTAGTAGGCAACCAGGCCACTTACAGGATGGGCTATACTGCTATGTTCCCTTTCAGTCCCCATATCCCATCATCTCCATTACCCAAACCTCACATGCCTTTCACAAACAAGGACGGCTTTCTGGAGGAGGTAGAGAGGGGACATAGGTGGTTGGACACCAAGGTAGGGCACTGCCGTCCAGTTGAAGGAAGCTCAAGGAAAAGTCCCATAGTAGAGGGGATAAGGTGAGACTCTCCCAACCCACCTGTCATACATACCCCTTCTGTTCCCCAGTATGGTGAGCTCCTCTTGCTGGCTGCGGGCACGGGCCTGGCCCCCATGGTGCCTATCCTGCAGAGCATCACAGACAATGAGAATGACGAGACTTTTGTCACTCTGGTTGGTTGCTTCAAGACCTTTGAGAGCATCTACCTGAAAACCTTCCTCCAAGAGCAGGCCCGTTTCTGGAATGTCCGTACCTTCTTTGTACTCAGCCAGGTGAGCCCAGGGTGGTGACTTCCTTTTTTGATTGAGACTCTGCAGTCCCTTTGCACCTGTCCTGAGGACCAGCTCTAGCCTCTTTTGGCAATGGATGCTGTGGTCATAATCCCTGCCACTGGTGGAGCACCCACCTGTATGGAAGGCAGGTGTTCTCATgttcattatacagatgaggagatGCACATTCGGCGGGTGAAGCTGCCCACCGGCTCACGCTGCTGGACAGGGCTGAGgccaggatttgagcccaggGCTGTCCGGTTGCTGAGCTCTGGCTCTCACCCCATGCGTTACTGCCTCCCATCGCCCTCTGGCATCATCAGTTACATGGACAGGGGCCTGGCTGTAGAAGGCAGGGCAGGCTGCAGACCTCCCTCCAACTGAGTGATGTTCCTTGAGGTGGAGACCACATGTCTGCCTCAGCACTCTCTCTTCAGTGCTTAGCATGATGCCAGGCACAGAACAGGGACTCCATTAGTGACTGCTGGAGTAAACTGATCTGAGTTCCCTGTGCTTGCtagtatcctcccacctcagcctgtccCTCCATAGGAGGCCCCCGCCGTAGCTGGCAGCGACTCTCCCTGCTGACCCCTCCTCCCTCTGACTCCACATCCCCTCTGCTCACTCAGGTAACCCTTCTGGGGCCACCCCCATAGGTTAGAGCATGGGGGATTGTCTGCCCCTCATCTCAAGCCAGGCCCTCAGCTACCTTTGGTGGCCTGCCTTTCCCTGGTTGGTAGCTTCACTTTTCCCTCCTGTCCCCTCTGGGTTGGGATTCCTGCTGGGCCCCCTGTGTTCCCTGGTGCTCAGGGTCAGCCTTCTTGCCCGGTGCTGTGGAGTACCATTCTCATCTGGTCCCACTATGAGGCAGCTTTATGTAGTCCCTAAACACTTATTTGATCCTCAACAttgtagctgggtgtggagggtgAGGAAATTGGATTTCCCGTCCCAATATAAGGGTCCCTGGGCTCCCCAGGGGCTGGGTTCTGCAGGCCTGTCCATGGGGCAGAATGCTCAGTGGCATGACATGAGAGCGTGGTGAACATTTATAGCAGCAGAAAGTGCCCAAGGAAGGAGAATGGAGCCAAAGGCTAGCGTGCAGCCCAAGGGGTGGGCGCAAGGGATGGGCCACTGTTGCCCAGCAGCATGGGCAGCCTGCCTGAGAGCCTGGACAAGGATGCTGGGAGGAGGGCAGGAAGGCAGCACCTGGCAGAGGGTCCCCAAGCTGCTGGCCAGCCTTGCTTTCCCTCCTCTGTCGCCTGAGAATGTGGCAGGTGTCAGACACACAACAGTGAAGGTGACCCACTCCCAGCCCTCCGGCTGCTCACCTATCTATGGGTGACAGCCACAGAGACGGCTGAAAAGGACTCCCCTTCATTCAGCACATTCTCTGTAGCCAGCaccattctaagcactttatttaatttaatctccaccacaatcttaTGAGGCTTATACTCCCATCATGCTCCttgtacagatgtggaaactgaggcacagaatggTTAAGAACCTTGCCCAGGGTAACACAGCAAGTTAGTGGAGAGTGGagtatgaacccaggaggtcctGCTCAAAGGCTGTGGTCTTAGTGCTCCTCAGAATAAGGCAGCACAGCACAAGGTGCTGTGAGGATGTTCAGGATGCCAgtggtgggcagaggccaggcagGGTCAGGGATGGCTTTACCAAGCAGGTGGCATTTCCGTTAAAGTTCACCAGCAATAGAAGATTTTTAGCCCCCAGCTGGGCCAGGGTGGTGCCAGTGGCCTGGGGTTGGGCAAGCGAGTGGGCTGGCCATCAGTGGCAGGTGAAGGGGGTGactggtggctcctgcctgtacaCACTCTCTTGACTCAGTGTGCTCTCTCCCCTGCCTGGGCCACAGCTGCAGCATCCTCAAGAGTCTCCCTGTACCAGCCACTCCCTGCTGATTTGTCCTGCCTCCTGCAGTCCTAAAGGCAGATCTGACCCTACCACCACCCTGTTTCTAGCCCTTGCCTGGCTCCCTACTGCTCACAGGATGAGGTCCATGCCTGGGAACTGCCTCCCTCTGTGGCCTCATCTCCTAGCCCGCCGTCCCCGTGAGCTGTGGCCTGATGTCATGGGTCTGCCTATGGTTGCAAGTGTGCTGTGCTTTTCTGGCTTCTGGGCCTTTGCTCACGCCCTTCTGCCTGCCAGGAGTGCTCTCCTTTCCTCACCTCACACCTCTGTACCCCTCACATCCCTGTTGAGGTAGAAGTCCATCCTGGAAGCTTTCCTAGAGCCCCCAGGCTGGCCTTGGTGGTTCTGCTGCCACCACCCTGGCTCTCCTTCACAGCACCCACCTGCTGCACCGTCACTGTTTGTGGGGTCCCCTATCCGTCTCACCAGCAGCCAGGCCCAGGGCATCTCAGGGTGCATGGTGGGATAGGCTGAGCTGAACCTAAGTGGTCTGAGGGAAATGAGCAGTGGAAAAGGGGAGGTGAGGCCAGTGGGCCCCAAGGCCCCATCTGGTGGGTCAGACCATAGTGGGAGCTTGGGAAATGCCAGATCATCAGAGAGGATCCCCCTCATCAGCACAGACTCTGTGAGGTGGGGCTCCAGGGGaccctgtttgttttgttttgagacagggtgtcactctgttgcccatgctggagtgcagtggtgcaatcataactcactgaagcctcaacctccctgggcttagatgatcctcctacctcagtctcccaagcaactgggactataggcacatagcatcacccctagctaatttttgtattttttgtagaccaGCTTTtgtcacattgcccaggctggtcttgaactcctgggctcaagcgatcctgccacctcagcctcccaaagtgctgggattacaggcttgagccactgcacctgcctccAGGGCCCTTTGAGTGTGCCTCAGAATAGAGGCCTCTCCTCACAGGGCCTCTCCCAGGGCTTACACCAGCACCACGGCTCTCTGGACAGTGGCTTTCCATAGTGGATACTCTCCTCACAATCACGATCCCGAGAGGTCACAGTCACTCAGCAGGAAAGTGGCAGTGGAGCTCCACTCCCCACCAATCCTGTCTTTGTGCCTAGCCCCAGGAACTAGCAACTTGCCTTCGTAGGATCTGCAGAGTGATGGCTCTgttctggattttgtttttttgtgggctTGTAAGAtggttttttcatttaaattcttCAGACTATATatagttgtcccttggtattCATGGGGGATTGACTCCAGGACCCCCTGCAGATAgcaaaatctgaggatgctcgagtccttgatataaaatggtgtggtATTTGCATGTAAtttatgcacatcctcccatgtgacttaaattatctctaaattataatacctaatacaatgtaaatgttgaGTAAATAGctcttatactgtatttttttgtgtgtttctattgctatattgttattttttaatgttttttaaaaaatattttcaatccacagttggttgaatccacaaatgtggaacccatggatacagagggctaACTGTATACTTAATGATTTGTATACTTTTCTACACATATGTCGTACTCcaataaaatgttcatttaaaaaaatagaagaaattccTTCAAGTCACCTGGGAGTGGAGCCTTCATTTTGTGACCCTGAGGAGGAAAGCTGCAGCTAAGGCTAGAAGGGCAGAGAGAAGGATCCTGGGTCCGTGGGGTCACCGTCCAGCCTTGGAATGCGAGCTTAGCCTTTCTCAGTGAAGGCATTGTGACCTGGGATCTGTGTTGTATGCAGCCAGGACCCTTGTCTCTTCTGAGCAGCTGCCATATCCCCAGTGGCTAGCtcggtgcctggcacagaataagcACTTGGTAAATATCTGCTAAATGAATATGTTCATTGAAACcttaaaagaaatgagcaaaagtTATGCTCCGAGGGTGATGATGATAGCTAACCTTGGAAAGATTCTGGGAAACCCACAGTCAGGGGAGAAAACATCCGTCCCACAGTGACAGGTGTGGCTGCTGGAAGGCAGTGAGAAATGGTGGGACTTGAGTTCTGGTcctgctgctgcccctgcctCATTGTGTGCCACAGGGAAGTCCCTCTTCCCTGTGCCTCTGCTGTCGTGGGAGGGTGATAGTTCTCACAGGCTTGTTTTGGAGATAAGGAGGAAATGCCTGGCCCATGGTGGGCCTGGATATAGGTTGGCTTCTACACCCtctgcctcggtttcctcattttgcagaggagAGCTGGCTGTGTGAACACTAAGGACCCCCCGCTCCCTTGTAGTCACCCATGCCTTTCTTGTCTTCCCAGGAGAGCTCCTCAGAGCAGCTTCCCTGGAGTTACCAAGAGAAAACCCACTTTGGCCACCTGGGCcaggacctaattaaagagctggTCAGCTGCTGTCGGAGAAAGCCATTCGCACTGGTCTGTGGCTCGGCTGAGTTCACCAAAGACATAGCCAGGTGCTTACTGTGCGCAGGCCTCACTGAGGACTCCTATTTCCTCTTCTAGCCCTGGCCTCTCTTCCAAAGCCTAGGCCATGAGCCTGCTACTGGGACCCAGGAAGGAGCACAGACTGGAATCAGAAGACACGGAGTCCAGGCCTGGTCCTGCTGCTCATTTgccaggtgaccttgggcaagcgtCTTTACTGCTCAGAACCTCTACTTCTCATCTGCCCCATGAGGTTAATCACTCCTCCTGGCCTCCTACTATGTAGAAGGAGGACGGGCTGTAGGGGCCCTGAGGAGGTGAGCAACCAGCCTGGGAGTCAGGGAGGACTCTTCAGAGGAAGCCAAGTCCAGGCTGAGCCCCAGGAGGAGTAGGAGTTGGGCAGGGGAAGAGTCGGGAGGAGCTTCCCTGGCCCCTCTGATTAGAGGATCTAATGGGGGCTCCAACTGTGGCCTCAGCACCATCTCAGATTAGGGGCTCCTGAGTGTGTAGGGAAGGACGCGGGAGAGGCTTAGAGCTCTTTGGAGGAGGATTCTGCCTTTCCTCCAGTGCCATGAGCCTGACACATGAAGGTCTTGGGTTCTATGACTTGACCACGTCCTGAGAGCAAGGTGGGGCCCTCGACTGTCTTTGTATTGGCCCCAAGCCTTTCTTGCTGTGAACAGCTTCATTCTCAGTCCCCTTTCCTGGCTCAAAAATCGAGCCTAGCAAAAGAAGAGGCACGGGAAGGAAacgcccctccctcctcctgcaggCAGCCACTCAGCCTGTGCCTTCAGCTCGGTGCCCTGGTGATGGTTGCTATGGAGATCTAAAGATAGAGcaggagtcaggagacctgggtccCTCTCCCAGCTTGTCCCACTGAGCGGCTGC
This genomic window contains:
- the CYB5RL gene encoding NADH-cytochrome b5 reductase-like isoform X9, with product MGLMSRYVESWRVGDTAFWRGPFGDFFYKPNQYGELLLLAAGTGLAPMVPILQSITDNENDETFVTLVGCFKTFESIYLKTFLQEQARFWNVRTFFVLSQESSSEQLPWSYQEKTHFGHLGQDLIKELVSCCRRKPFALVCGSAEFTKDIARCLLCAGLTEDSYFLF